One part of the Streptomyces sp. AM 2-1-1 genome encodes these proteins:
- a CDS encoding DUF2264 domain-containing protein, translated as MSSAPLSPPFHLPPEDRTLSPFTGYTRAHWEAAADGLLHAAWKWATPGRALLDLPGRPSGSGVRSDGLEGYARTFLAAAFRVVGAGGDDPHGWLERYADGLAAGTRTPGRDDTESWPLIRDHTVFGQPMVESASVALGLRLTRPWLWDRLDATTQDRAEEWLRGSLRHTPAPNNWYLFPYTVAGFLESVGRGDAATARARARAFDLLEGWYRGDGWYADGDGRAFDHYNGWALHLYPVLDAHLCGDGEPLAHYGGRLREHLESFSLMFGADGAPLHFGRSLAYRFAAGAAVGMGAVSGHTPLSPGASRRLVSGSLRYFLERGATGEDGVLSLGWHGPHTATLQRYSGPASPYWASKAFVALLAPADHPLWTAREEAAPSDGPDRVLSLPAPGLLVQSTRSDGIVRLHNHGSDHVRPHEGESAAEADPHYGRFAYSTATGPSSAANVADNHLSVSAGGARSVRRRIHPLGAGHGDGWGWAASWHMPVFPGQPPAVPGLRVESVTFVRGRHELRVHRVLGAPAGTRLEQTGWATAPGASPHSALHGLHGWESREEVRAPQGTAYTRWAVLPRLAADAEGTAVLVALASLTGETDPAPATEAVSAVDVPAGDAGAGDTVEVVWSEDGALTRIAFGPRAPAAAPVSVSVEHGTR; from the coding sequence ATGAGCTCCGCCCCCCTCTCCCCTCCCTTCCACCTCCCCCCCGAGGACCGCACGCTCAGCCCTTTCACCGGTTACACCCGGGCGCACTGGGAGGCCGCCGCGGACGGTCTGCTGCACGCGGCCTGGAAGTGGGCCACCCCCGGCCGCGCCCTGCTCGACCTGCCGGGCCGGCCGTCCGGCTCCGGGGTCCGCTCCGACGGGCTGGAGGGATACGCGCGCACCTTCCTCGCCGCCGCGTTCCGGGTCGTGGGCGCCGGGGGCGACGACCCGCACGGCTGGCTGGAGCGGTACGCGGACGGCCTCGCCGCCGGTACGCGGACGCCGGGGCGCGACGACACCGAGTCCTGGCCGCTCATCCGCGACCACACGGTCTTCGGTCAGCCCATGGTGGAGTCGGCGTCCGTCGCCCTCGGCCTGCGGCTGACCCGTCCGTGGCTCTGGGACCGGCTCGACGCCACCACCCAGGACCGCGCCGAGGAGTGGCTGCGCGGATCGCTGCGTCACACCCCCGCCCCGAACAACTGGTACCTCTTCCCCTACACGGTCGCCGGGTTCCTGGAGTCCGTCGGCCGGGGCGACGCGGCCACGGCGCGGGCCCGGGCCCGCGCGTTCGACCTGCTGGAGGGGTGGTACCGGGGCGACGGCTGGTACGCGGACGGGGACGGGCGGGCCTTCGACCACTACAACGGCTGGGCGCTGCACCTCTATCCGGTGCTGGACGCGCACCTTTGCGGCGACGGGGAACCGCTGGCCCACTACGGCGGCCGGCTGCGCGAGCACCTGGAGAGCTTCTCGCTGATGTTCGGCGCGGACGGGGCGCCGCTGCACTTCGGGCGTTCCCTCGCCTACCGGTTCGCGGCGGGCGCGGCGGTCGGCATGGGTGCGGTCTCCGGACACACCCCGCTCTCCCCGGGTGCTTCCCGGCGGCTGGTCAGCGGTTCGCTGCGGTACTTCCTGGAGCGCGGGGCCACCGGTGAGGACGGGGTGCTGAGCCTCGGGTGGCACGGCCCGCACACCGCGACCCTCCAGAGGTACTCGGGGCCGGCGTCGCCGTACTGGGCGTCGAAGGCGTTCGTGGCGCTGCTCGCCCCGGCGGACCACCCGCTGTGGACGGCTCGGGAGGAGGCCGCCCCGAGCGACGGTCCCGACCGGGTGCTGTCGCTGCCGGCGCCGGGGCTGCTGGTCCAGTCGACCCGGTCGGACGGGATCGTCCGGCTGCACAACCACGGCAGCGACCATGTCCGGCCGCACGAGGGCGAGTCGGCGGCCGAGGCGGACCCGCACTACGGGCGGTTCGCGTACTCCACGGCCACCGGTCCCTCGTCGGCGGCGAACGTCGCGGACAACCACCTTTCCGTCAGCGCCGGCGGGGCCCGGAGCGTCCGCCGCCGGATCCATCCGCTGGGCGCCGGGCACGGGGACGGCTGGGGCTGGGCGGCCTCCTGGCACATGCCGGTCTTCCCGGGGCAGCCGCCGGCCGTCCCCGGACTGCGGGTGGAGAGTGTCACCTTCGTACGCGGGCGTCACGAACTCCGCGTCCACCGGGTCCTCGGCGCCCCGGCGGGTACCCGTCTCGAACAGACCGGCTGGGCGACGGCCCCCGGCGCCTCACCGCACTCCGCCCTGCACGGGCTGCACGGCTGGGAGTCGCGGGAAGAGGTACGCGCCCCGCAGGGCACCGCCTACACCCGGTGGGCGGTGCTGCCCCGGCTGGCCGCCGACGCCGAGGGCACCGCGGTCCTGGTCGCCCTGGCCTCACTCACCGGCGAGACGGATCCGGCGCCGGCGACCGAGGCGGTGAGCGCGGTGGACGTGCCGGCAGGTGACGCGGGCGCCGGGGACACGGTGGAGGTGGTCTGGTCCGAGGACGGCGCGCTCACCCGGATCGCCTTCGGCCCCCGGGCTCCCGCTGCCGCGCCCGTATCCGTGTCGGTGGAGCACGGCACCAGGTGA
- a CDS encoding lactate utilization protein B, which translates to MSSRTSTFLGMPPAPPRSPYGTGNLRGERKFPAAAHDELRNEQLRRNLGKATRTIRAKRLNVTGELPDWEHLREAGAAIKTDTMNRLPELLEQLEAKVTEHGGTVHWARDGAEANEIVTELIRATGSNEVIKVKSMATQEIGLNEHLESAGITPYETDLAELIVQLAHDKPSHILVPAIHRNRDEIREIFLKEIPGVDPALDNVPAHLAAVARAYLREKFMTTRVAVSGANFGIAETGTLSVVESEGNGRMCLTLPDTLITVMGIEKVLPRYTDLEVFLQLLPRSSTGERMNPYTSMWTGVTPGDGPQAFHLVLLDNGRTAALADKVGREALNCIRCSACLNVCPVYERAGGHAYGSTYPGPIGAVLTPQLAGMHAAKDDPNSSLPYASSLCGACFDACPVKIDIPSLLVELRHQNTEQAGTTPEKLAMKAAATVMRHPKLFTAAQKAAGLGRIVAGKDGTIGRVPAPFDGWSDSRDTPAPPKQTFRAWLASAEGAATLKAAADEGAATGAAGGGAEDGPDAPTQEEK; encoded by the coding sequence ATGAGCAGCCGTACGAGCACCTTCCTCGGCATGCCCCCCGCGCCCCCGCGCTCCCCGTACGGAACGGGGAACCTGCGCGGCGAACGGAAGTTCCCCGCCGCCGCCCACGACGAGCTGCGCAACGAACAGCTGCGCCGCAACCTCGGCAAGGCGACCCGCACCATCCGCGCCAAGCGCCTGAACGTCACCGGCGAGCTCCCCGACTGGGAGCACCTGCGCGAGGCGGGCGCGGCCATCAAGACCGACACCATGAACCGCCTGCCCGAGCTCCTGGAGCAACTGGAGGCGAAGGTCACCGAGCACGGCGGCACGGTCCACTGGGCGCGTGACGGCGCCGAGGCCAACGAGATCGTCACCGAACTGATCAGGGCGACCGGCAGCAACGAGGTCATCAAGGTCAAGTCCATGGCCACGCAGGAGATCGGCCTCAACGAGCACCTCGAATCGGCCGGGATCACGCCGTACGAGACCGACCTCGCCGAACTCATTGTGCAGCTCGCCCACGACAAGCCCTCGCACATCCTGGTGCCGGCGATCCACCGCAACCGTGACGAGATCCGGGAGATCTTCCTCAAGGAGATCCCCGGCGTCGACCCCGCGCTGGACAACGTGCCGGCGCACCTCGCCGCCGTCGCGCGCGCCTACTTGCGCGAGAAGTTCATGACCACCCGGGTCGCGGTCTCCGGCGCCAACTTCGGCATCGCCGAGACCGGCACCCTCTCCGTCGTCGAGTCCGAGGGCAACGGCCGGATGTGCCTCACCCTGCCCGACACCCTGATCACGGTGATGGGCATCGAGAAGGTGCTGCCCCGCTACACCGACCTCGAAGTCTTCCTCCAGCTCCTGCCGCGTTCCTCCACCGGCGAGCGAATGAACCCGTACACCTCGATGTGGACCGGGGTCACGCCCGGCGACGGCCCGCAGGCGTTCCACCTGGTCCTCCTCGACAACGGCCGGACCGCCGCGCTCGCCGACAAGGTCGGGCGCGAGGCCCTCAACTGCATCCGCTGCTCCGCCTGCCTCAACGTCTGCCCGGTCTACGAACGCGCCGGCGGCCACGCCTACGGCTCGACCTACCCGGGCCCGATCGGCGCGGTCCTCACCCCGCAGCTCGCGGGGATGCACGCCGCGAAGGACGACCCCAACAGCTCGCTGCCGTACGCCTCCAGCCTCTGCGGCGCCTGCTTCGACGCCTGCCCCGTCAAGATCGACATCCCCTCGCTCCTGGTCGAGCTGCGCCACCAGAACACCGAACAGGCCGGTACGACGCCCGAGAAGCTCGCCATGAAGGCCGCGGCCACGGTGATGCGGCACCCGAAGCTCTTCACGGCGGCACAGAAGGCCGCCGGTCTCGGACGGATCGTCGCGGGCAAGGACGGCACGATCGGGCGGGTTCCCGCACCCTTCGACGGCTGGAGCGACAGCCGGGACACCCCGGCACCTCCGAAGCAGACCTTCCGCGCCTGGCTCGCCTCGGCCGAAGGCGCCGCCACCCTGAAGGCCGCGGCCGACGAGGGCGCGGCCACCGGCGCCGCCGGCGGTGGTGCCGAGGACGGCCCGGACGCTCCCACCCAGGAGGAGAAGTGA
- a CDS encoding LUD domain-containing protein gives MTTARDTVLGRVRDALALAPARPVTVPRAYRTGRVLPDAERLALLTDRLVDYRARVHPCTADRTAEVIAQVLREHGARRIGVPAGLDAGWSAAWDGEVQRDSADIPAPSLGALDGVVTASAVSCAETGTIFLDGSGDQGRRALSLVPDLHVCVVDLSTVEAGVPEAVARLVPERPTTLISGPSATSDIELERVEGVHGPRTLVVIIRTDV, from the coding sequence GTGACGACCGCACGTGACACCGTCCTCGGCCGGGTGCGCGATGCCCTGGCGCTCGCGCCGGCCCGCCCGGTCACCGTCCCGCGCGCCTACCGCACCGGACGCGTCCTCCCCGACGCCGAACGGCTCGCCCTCCTCACCGACCGGCTCGTCGACTACAGGGCGCGGGTCCACCCGTGCACCGCGGACCGGACGGCGGAGGTGATCGCACAGGTGCTGCGGGAGCACGGTGCCCGCCGGATCGGCGTACCGGCCGGGCTCGACGCCGGGTGGTCGGCGGCCTGGGACGGGGAGGTCCAGCGGGACTCCGCCGACATCCCGGCGCCCTCGCTCGGCGCGCTGGACGGCGTGGTGACGGCGTCCGCCGTCAGCTGCGCGGAGACCGGCACGATCTTTCTGGACGGTTCCGGGGACCAGGGGCGCCGCGCGCTCTCCCTCGTCCCCGACCTGCACGTCTGCGTCGTCGACCTCTCCACGGTGGAGGCCGGGGTCCCGGAGGCGGTGGCACGCCTCGTACCGGAGCGGCCGACGACCCTGATCAGCGGGCCCTCGGCCACGTCCGACATCGAACTGGAGCGGGTGGAAGGGGTGCACGGGCCCCGGACCCTGGTGGTGATCATCCGGACGGACGTGTGA